The Triticum urartu cultivar G1812 chromosome 5, Tu2.1, whole genome shotgun sequence genome contains the following window.
CACCAGCCGCTTCATGTCCTTGCTGCCGCTGGCCGCGATCCTGCAGATCGCCGCGGCCGCCGCCTGCTGCGCGCCGGTTGACCCGGCCCTGAGCGCGTGCGCCAGCCGCGGGAGCACGCCGAGGGACACGATGGTGTCGGGGGAGATGGCGTCCACCATGTTCCCGAGCGCGCGCACCGCGGACTCCTGCGGCGACGGCGCGTCCAGGTAGAGGAGCAGGCTGCGCAGCCCGCCGTCGTGCGCGACGGCGCGCCGGAAGCTGTCGCCGCCCGACGTGAGGTTCTGCAGGCAGTCGGCGGCGTGCTCCTTGGAGCCCAGCACGGTGCCGTAGTCCAGCAGGCTGACCATGACGCGGACGATCCCTTCGTCGGCCAGCGCTTGCCGCGCCTCGGGCGCCGCGGAGAGGTTCTTGAGCGCGCCGGCCGCCGCGGACTGGGACACGGAGTCCCCCGTCTGGCAGATCTCGATGAGCGGGCGCACGCCGCCGTGGCCGGCGATGGCGCGCGCGACGTCGGGGGACGCCGAGAGGCGCTGCAGCGTGAGcacggccttctcgcggccgacGAGGCTGCTGCCGGACTCTGCCAGCCGGATGAGCGGCGGCAGCGCGCCCTCCGACACGAGCAGCCCCTCGCAGGCGCCACCCCCCGACTCCGCGAGGCGGCATATCACCATGGCGGCCTTCTCCCGCGCCTTGGGCGCCGGCGCCGTGAGCAGCTGCACCAGCGCGGACACGTTGGCGCGGCCGAGCAGCGACACCACGCTCTTCTCGTCCCGGTTGAGCGCGTCGAGGAGCCCGTCCACCGCCCGGCTCTTGGCCTCGGCGTGCCCGATCTGCAGCCGCGCGAGCAGCTCCCGCACGTCCGCCTGCGCCGTCGCCGGGGCGGTGACGGCGGAGGCGTCGGAGTCGGACAGCACGCCGGTGCGGACGAGCAGCGCGCAGTCCCGGAGGTTGACGTCGAGCCGGGCGCCGAGCGCGTCGATGGCGCTCTGCGTCTGCAGCTTCCCGTCCCTCGGCGGGCCCCGGCACCGCGAAGCAAGCTCCGCCGCATCGGCGAGCGTGGCGGCCACGGAGTGCAGCAGCTCGCGGCAGAGCGCGTTCCGGGCGAAGCAGGGGTGGCTGGACAGGTCGGACAGGCGCGCGGGGAGCGTGCCCAGCTTGGCCGCGATCGCCTTCCACCGGCCGGGGAACCCCTCCGCGGCCGTCGCCGCGCCGACCGCCGGCGGCACCATCCCCCTGACGCGCGCCAGCAGCTCCTCCGCCGTCTCATCCCCGGGAGCAGCGGCCGCCGGGTCGCCCCGCACACTCATGCCTGGTCGCCTGGAGAGTGGAGGCCCGTGATCTGGAGTGGGCGAGGAGAACGGTCGTCGTCGCTAGCTGGCCTGACTGGCTCGTCAAGGCTGTGGTGAAGGCAGGGAGGGAACAAATGAAAGAGGGAGCAGGGGTGGCAGAGTGGCAGGGGAAGGAGGAGGAATCGTCTACGACTACGATGATCTCCCTCCCTCCCTGGCCACTGTTTCTTTAAGCGAAAACTAGTGGCGGCGTCGCTTTCGTTTAGGCAGCCATTGGCGTCGCGGCAGCGGCTATCGTGGGGAGATACGGGCGGCCATGAGCGGCACGCCGAGCCAAGATACCAAAATCCAAAATCCAAGCCATTTCTACTCGTACTCGATCGAGATCTCAGTTGGGGTGAGGAGAAGAGATGTGTGGGTTGGTAGAAAGGGGGGCGTGTCGGGTCGGAATTCACGTTGGTTTGACGGACGGACCCTGTTGTTTTGTGTTCTTGATGGTGGTGGTTTAGTGGGAAGTGGTTAAGAGACTTGGGACAGACGGACAGTGCGGGGGGCGTGGACTCGAGGGAATGAGACGAATGACGGGCACCAAAGGCAAGAAGATCAGGTGTGAGCAAAATGAAATGGCGACTCTTTTATTTTATGAGGAAATGTGGTGCATGttactggtggtggtggtgcatGTTGCCGAAGCAGGCGGGCACAGTCTCAGCAGACCCCACTTGCAAACAACTGCTCACCTACAGATTACCCACGCAACTGTTCAAAAGAAAATTAGTACTAGCCAATAGACATCATTCAGATAGTAGGAGTAGTATATTTGTACCACTGCTTCCCACTTTCGCGCTAGACATAAAAGCTGAACAATAATACTACCAAtccctccattccaaattactcgtGTCAGAAATGAAacgaaggaagtactagctagcaGTAGCATCAAAGTACTTAGGCCAACCCCAACGCGTGAACCAGTTGCGTCCGtccccgccgccaccaccacctcccacCATGACCGCTGAAGAGGAAGAGCGTTTGGTGCAAGCCGTGATGGAGGACTCTGACAAGGAGTTCAAGCACAAGCAGGAGGAGATGACGCGCTGTCGGCCGCCGGCGATTGCTACGTCTTCGAGCTCGACGTGAAGCAGGAGGTGATGGAGGACCACCCGTCCACCTCGGAATGAAACCCGGCCTTGTACTGACAGTTGTGGACGACCACGGTGTCATGCAGCCCGCCCTCACCACCACCGGCAGCGCCGCCAACCTCATGGGCGTCGTGGTCACCACCCCTGCCATCACCACAACCTACCCCCCGCAATGGCAGCCACAAGGGGCTCCCGCCCCAGCTTGGGGTTTGCCAACACACCCCTGGCAGCCGCCGCCCTACATTGACCTCATCATAGATGACGAGGACGAGGAAGGCGGCGCCTGAAGACAGTGACATCATTGTAGGCAACCATGGTGGTAGCAGGCAGATctacttttttttctttttttcaaaTTTAGTTTTAATATATGGCCATGATTTTCGTGGAATTTTTAAGTTTATTGTAACATATATGaccatttaaaaaaatattttgTTAAGCCTTATATTTTTTTATTAAATGCACACTAAATATATATTTTAAGATGCGTGGACGCACCACGGGCGGACAGCCAAAAACGGACACGACCGTCATTTTTGCTGGTGCTctgtgcgttggagttggccttaaaAGCAACTCTAACGCGCCAACCTATTTTGTCCGCACGTGTCCATTTGGATTGCCGTCGACAGAAAAGTCGGCCCAACGCGCTGATTCAAATGGACGTGCGTCCGCTTTTCGTTCGCCTACCGACCCATTCCCGGCACAAATTTAAGTCTGATTTGCGTCGGCACAGACACGAAGCGGACGCGCGCCTACTCCCCCTGGCCCGCCAGTTGGTCGCATAGCGACAACCATTTCTCTCCACTTTCCCAAAACCCTCCCACCCGCTCGCCATGGACGACGCGCCCACCCTCGATGCcgccgccggcctcgcctccctcgCCTCGTTCGGCCTCACCTTCGCCCCCTCCGACAAAGGCAAGCCCTCCCTTCCCGCAAGACCGTCGCAGtgcccaagaagaagaagcagcaactGACTCCCGAGGTGCGGGTCGTGCAGTAAACCAAGAGAAAGGACCGGAGGCACGTGGCTTGCATGCTATTCGTTTGTAGGCATTCCAACTTTGGAGGCACTCAAGGTCCAACATGAGGGCAAGTCCTTCAACCTCTTCCAGTTGTTGGATGGTCATCAACGGGGAGGAGAAGTTCAAGGCGTAATATGCTGCCACCATGGCACGTGGGGGGGAAGGCAGCCGtggaggaggttggggagggtGAAAAGCCACAGGCGCGGGGGAAGACCAACTCCAAGAAGGAGGACAAGCGCGATGCGGCGTCGGTCGCCTTGCTTGCAACCGTAGAGGGCATGATGAGCAAAAAGGACACAAGGGAGGAGAAGCGCCGGCAAGACAAGGAAGAGCAAATGAACGCCTTCATGGAGATCCAAAGAAGGAGGCTTGAGATGGAGGCAGGGAAGCAAGCTAGGGTGTTTGAGATGAAGGCGGAGAAACAAGCCAAGATGCTCGAGATCGAGTCTGCAAGATCAAGGCGAAAGAAGTGGCGTCCGCAAGCATGATGACGAGGGTGAAGATCGTGAAGGTTAAGAGCATCTCCACCCGTCCCCCTAGGAAGGCCCCCAAGAGCACTTTTCGGGCGCCGGCGGACAAAAAAGTTTCCACTCGCGCTCCCACGAGCTAAAAAATCGCCGGAGTTGGCCAAAACTACGGCCGGCGCTTGCACCCCGAACCCATAATCCTGGGGGGCAGCTGGAGAGGAGAGAGGCTACTTTAGTTGCTTTGGGCCCATTATCAGCCTCCCACTCCCTCTCTCCTCACTTTTTCTTGAGGCCCGCCCACGTGATTATCTTATCTTTCTCTCCCCCACCAACTCCCGCCCGCATAGAACGCCTCGCCGACGACGCCTACTGGCCGCCGCACCGCGCCTCTACACCGACGGCGCTTGAGCCGAGCCGCGCCGGACCCGCTCCCGCTTGCGCCGTCCCCGCGAGCGCCTTTGCCGCTGCTGAAGAAGCCCAGCGCCCACCTCCCACGAGTAGCCGAGGCCGGTGCCCTGGAGCGCGAGCAGGTGACGGCGGCGGTGCACGCCTTCACCACCTACGAGCAGGGGAGACGATGAGCACAGAGCCGGCGATGCCGACGGGCAACGCGCGGGCGGGGGCCCCGATCTCCTCGGGCCATGTTGGACGCGGATTCGTCGCCGATGTAGCTGAAGGAGACGACGACCGCGCTGTCGAGGACGCCCTGGACGCCGCCAAGATCCTGGTGCCGCTCCTTGCTTCCTGGGCGGCGGCATACCGTCCACCCGCAGCCCCGCCGTCGATGAGGCGGCCGCCTTCCTCCTTGTCCTCCCATGTTGCGCGCGCTCTAGTTCCAGAAGCCGGCCACGATGATGAAGGCGAAGAAGACCAGGTGGAACGCCGTGAGCACCATGTTGAGCGTCCAGCTCTCCTTGGTGCTGCCCTTCAGCAAGACCAATGGCGACAATGCACGAGCACGCGGGCAAGGGCGGGGCACGCGGAGCCACGACGTCGGGCGAGCTACGGGGCACGCTGCGCTGGAGCGTTGGCAGGGCGAGCGGCACAGCGAGCGAGCGCGGCGACATGCTGGAGCTTGGCCACGGAGGCGCGGAGAAGCGTGCGGACGCCGGCTGGCAAGACGGCGGAGGTCATGGCCAGCTCGGGGAGGCGTGCGAAGTGGAGGCTCGAGGCCGGGCGGCTCGGGGAGGCGCGATGAAGCGGGCCGCGGCAGAGGCGAGACTGCAGCGGCGGGGGCCGGCTGAGGTGCGACGGTGGCTCACAGGCGGGCCGTGTGGGCGGAGCGGCTGCTCTTGGCGGGATCGAGGGGCACGTGATCGTTGACATATTGTGAGTGTAccgtgtgggggggggggggggtgggggggacTGACTGTGAAGGAGGAAGTCGAGCAACTCTAATTTGCAAAAATTATCGTCGGGGCATCCCCAGTAGGCAGAAaaaacggctggagatgctcttaagACTTGGGACAGACGGACATGTGCGGGGTCGTGGACTCGAGGTGAATGAGACGTATATTAGAAGCGGGCACCAAATGCAAAGCGGAGGTGTGACTGAAGGAAATTCCCCTTCTCTTATTATAGCCGTACTGCGGGATCGGGTGCATGTTACCGGTGGCGCTCGTGGTGCTTGCCCAAGGAGAGGGGCACAGTCTCAACAGACAGCAAACAGTGTTCTTCTTCAGAAGAAAAAATGACACCACTGGCAGACAACTGCTCTCCTACAGAACTGCTAGGCAACCGGCATCATTCAGATATGTATGTATAGTGCTATGCTATGGGGGCTACTCCCTCTGTCATCTGTCAAGAAATAAAACTTGAACAACAGCTGACGGTGGCATCAAAGTAGTTTACCACTTACTAACTTGGTAAAGCTATATGAGTAAACGTAAGCTTTTCATTCCGAGGGCGCATGCATGCAGCGAATTAcagcgaaagaaaaaaaaagcgGTTGTTGTCTATGTCTGCGAGAGGAGAAAGGCTTTGCGGCTTGGCACGCGGACTCTGGTGGCGCTGCTGCATGCAACTTTGGTGTATTCTAACGAACGAAAAGATCGCCTACGTTCGTTCTTTACACGAAAAGGGGCTGGAATATTTTTGACCCGACGATGGCGCGTCGTCGTCCTTTTGACAAGGCGACGGAGTAGGCAGGCAGGCGGTGCAAAAGCGTGTGGCGGCCAGAtcatgggccttggcccaggcaGCCTTAAAACTCATGACCCCATCATTGACCGCCACGCCGCATCTCTCGCTGATCAAGTCTACTATACAACCCCGGTGACCCCGCGGGCACATGCGCCTTCGTTGCCACCTGCTGCCTTTCCCGCCGGCACATGCGTGCAGATGCAGGTGGTGCGATCGATCGTCAGCCCGAGGAGACCCCGAGCGGAGACGACCGAGCACGAAGCACGGCGCGGGCAGTCGTCGGGGAACTCTTCCCTCCGCTGGTCGTCGGTTGGGTCAGGGCCGGGCTCGGGCCACTCGAGTGCGCGTGGGCGTGCAAAGCCGAGCCCGCGCCATCGGGCCTGCGCGATTTTTGGATCCTTGCGCGAGAAACGACCGGTCGGGCGGACGGGAAGCCCAAGGCTTCTGCTGTCCCTGTCCCTCTGGATTTTTTTCCGATACCGAGACGCCCGTGCCGTGCCTGCCCCGACGTCGACAGTGCCTGACTGAACGCGAGGATACGACGCCTGCCTTGCCTCGCGTGGAATGACACCTTTGCCCCTGCGGTCGCAGCAAAAGGCACGCTGGTTTGTGGTCAATGAGGAACGACTCATGTCTGTGTCGGTCGGTCAGCATGATCCAAGCGCAAACGTCCATTGTAACTTTGTAAGTAGAGTAGAAAACTCATCGACACTTATCTTATCTTCAACTGCACTGTAGTTACTCTAGAGGGACTCTTCTCCGTGTCCAACGAAATGGATTGAAGCAAGGCAAGGAAGGCCATGGAAACACGGCTGCAAAAAGCAGCCAAATGCTTGGCTTGGAAGATGGCCAAACAAAACAACGCAGCCCAAGCGAAAACAACGTACGCACGGGACCTGCGCACGCACGGGGACTAGCAAACTACCGTACTAGTACGTCCCAGCGGAAAGAACCTGGCTCACTGGCTGAACGTGGGAGTACGTACTACGTGCACATGCAGGTCTACCCGCCATTTGCCTCCAGCCCTCGAAGATACAGTAGATAGGCCGTTGAATGTGCTTGgaccatgcatgcatgcatgcttggACGTCCAACGCCCACCGACATGGCAGCGGCAGCAACGGCCATTAAAACACGCCGCGTCGATGCAACGAGCTCAATGGCTCAATGGCACCGGCTGGCTGGCTGCTTAAAGGCTGCGTGAGTGCTACGTATACTAGTGTACATGGATGGTCCAAATGATTTAATTAATCAAGAGGTTTCTTTTGACAAACATGCAATGTGGCTAGCCTGGATGCATGGAGTAATCAAGAGGCTTCTTAACAAACATGCAATGTGGCTATGTTAGGCTGCttgtaatgggagtatcatatAGTACTATCATGAATATGATACTAGCGTATGATACTACCTCCTCAATGCATAGTATTATATATTAGTATCATATAGCACtctatttattgccatgcatgacacaaagtagcatagcatttattatgatacagtatcatgatatgatactccaTCCTTTTTTTCTTCGTTTAATGCTATGACACCTTATCAAAATTActtagttggcatgcatgatactagttatgatactaccattacgaccagccttaGCCACTCAACCCATGAACGTATCCTCCGAGATCAGACACCCCAACTTGATCATCACGTGGCTTGTGCCACATGTGTGTAATGTGCTACGTCAGCCAAAAATGCATGTGCCATTCGATTCCATCTTCAAAACATCAAATGATCTTCCGATGGTATTTCGTGGAGACGAACGTCGATGGTTGAATTTCTACTTTGTGTTTCTTCAGGAAATTATCTGAGAGGTGAGCATGAATAGTGTCACCATGTCAAGAAATTGCATGTGCACATGATTATGATTGAGGACCTCCAAAGAAATTCTGGGTTCAATAATTCAACACCATCTCAAAAATCGCAGTACATACGTCGCCATTTGTTCCATCACACTACCATTTTATTTGTGGCACTCACATCGAGATGGAGGTCGTGGGCGAGCTCAAGCTCAGTGGTGCAGAGGCGGTGTGGAGCACGTTGGACATAACTGTAGCCAGCGAGATGGAGCGCAAGGTGTTCAGACGAGGTCGAAGCTAAAGTGCAAGGTCGAGGTGGGAACAAAAGGGTTCACAAACTAGGGGTGGCAGGGCAAGCCGAGAAGTCCACAAGGCCGATCTGCATGATGGTGGGAGTGCTTTGACCTTTGAGCATGGCAGGTCAGGGCGCTGTAGGCATAGAGGGATGCAGGGGTGGGCAGCGGCAGTGTTGTAGGCCGAAAGGGAGAGGCAAAAACTAGCGAGGTAGGCGGCGAGGAAAATCCTTAGGACAAGTTTGTGGTTTGCCATCTCAGTTTTTGCTTCCATTGCATACACTTTCCAGCTGGGCCCGACTGAGAGAAAACAGGCAAAAACCAACATCTGCACCTAGTTTGGTTGTCTGCATACCCTCTACCTGCATTAGAAGATAGGTTTGCGCATGGTATTTGGTGTCCTGCTTCGTCTGAATTCACACATGTACACGTTGTTTGGTTTGCACACAGGCATTGAGGTGTGCTAACCGTGTACCCTACATGGTGAACTTACCCGCTACTCCTAACACACAATCACAACGACCACACTAACATTACAACATAGATTTTGAAAAAGTAAAGTGCACGGTAAAGACCTGCGGGCTCGGGCGACGGAGGAGATGTAAGAGGAAGACGAAGGCAAGGAGGCAGGAGGGGGAAAATGATAAAGACCCCCGCCTCTATTTATAAGGGGATGGATACAAGGCATGCACGGGAATCAAGGATGTCGGAAAACATCATATGCCTATatggacgcctcgattttcgggaTGATTATTAAGATAAGGATCAGTTAAGATGCTTTGGGCCTTGTGCAAAATTAATGCAGAATGACGTCATGGCGGATTAAGACGACTCAGTAAGCtaacgtcatggcgggttacaacaAGGTTTATCAAACAAATGATGCAAGATTTTGACAAGACAAGTGTTGAAGATTGATGTGAACAAATTCAAATCAAcatggggcctaatgttggggataacTGCTGGGTATGAACCAGGAGAGGCCGGGTTATACCACTGGCGACTTATCATGAAGATGGCGGGTCATAGTAAGCCCATTGACGGCCCAAGACCCATAGGCGGTTTAAGTCCCAAAGCAGGTGAACTGCCATATGTGTATGATTTGTTGTGTAAGGCATACAtagttagtcaccgagccggacacgctgtgtatgagccggccggggcTCCGTGAGCCGTCGGGCGTCttcctgtgtatataaagggacgacccgacggcgGTTTAGGGACGAGAAAGAAGAGACCGAGAACTaagtcaagcgtattcgctcgctggtaatcgaaacccaagcaatacaaccccaactggagtaggcttttaccttgaTTGCAAGCTAGgggctgaaccagtataaactctccgtgtcttggtcatcttacccatgaggcatggttcgcacgtgtcaaatgattcataatcaagagactctaaaagtccatctgcatggagcttcttcatgcgtttgacacctatgtgaccaaggcggcagtgccacaagtatgtgggactatcattatcaaccttacatcttttggtactcacactatgaatatgtgtagcattacgctcgagattcattaagaataaaccattgaccatcggagcatgaccataaaacatatctctcatataaatagaacaaccattattctcggatttaaatgagtagccatctcgtattaaacgagatcctgatacaatgttcatgctcaaagctggcactaaataacaattattaaggtttaaaactaatcccgaaggtaaatatagaggtagcgtgccgacggcaatcacattgaccttggaaccattcccgacgcgcatcgtcacctcgtcctttgctagtctccgcttattccgcagcccctgctttgagttacaaatgtgagcaactgcaccggtatcaaatacccaggagctactacgggtactagtaaggtacacatcaattacatgtatatcatatataccttttgttttgccggccttcttatccgctaagtatttggggcagttccgcttccagtgacccttccctttgcaataaaagcactccgtctcaggcttgggtccattctttgacttcttcccggcagcttgcttgccgggcgcggcaacttccttgccgtccttcttggagttctttttacccttgcccttcttgaacttagtggttttattcaccatcaacacttgatgttccttcttgacttctacctctgctgatttcagcattgcaaatacttcaggaatggtcttttccatcccctgcatattgaagttcatcacaaagctcttgtagcttggtgggagcgactggaggattttgtcaatgaccgcatcatccgggagattaactcccagctgagtcaagcggttatgtaacccagacatagtgagtatgtgctcactgacagaactattttcctccatcttacagctgaagaatttgtcggagacttcatatctctcgacccgggcatgagcttggaaaaccattttcagctcttcgaacatctcatatgctccatgtctctcaaaacgcttttggagccccggctctaagctgtaaagcatgccgcactgaacgagggagtagtcatcagcacgtgtctgccaagcgttcataacgtcttggttctgtgggacgggtggatcacctagcggtgcttgtaggacataatctttcttggcagctatgaggatgatcctcaggttccggacccagt
Protein-coding sequences here:
- the LOC125511546 gene encoding vacuolar protein 8-like is translated as MSVRGDPAAAAPGDETAEELLARVRGMVPPAVGAATAAEGFPGRWKAIAAKLGTLPARLSDLSSHPCFARNALCRELLHSVAATLADAAELASRCRGPPRDGKLQTQSAIDALGARLDVNLRDCALLVRTGVLSDSDASAVTAPATAQADVRELLARLQIGHAEAKSRAVDGLLDALNRDEKSVVSLLGRANVSALVQLLTAPAPKAREKAAMVICRLAESGGGACEGLLVSEGALPPLIRLAESGSSLVGREKAVLTLQRLSASPDVARAIAGHGGVRPLIEICQTGDSVSQSAAAGALKNLSAAPEARQALADEGIVRVMVSLLDYGTVLGSKEHAADCLQNLTSGGDSFRRAVAHDGGLRSLLLYLDAPSPQESAVRALGNMVDAISPDTIVSLGVLPRLAHALRAGSTGAQQAAAAAICRIAASGSKDMKRLVGEHGCIPLLVRMLEAKSAGAREVAAQAVASLAAGHPGNAREVRRDERSVPSLVQLLDPSPANTAKKYAIACLASLSPAKRCKKLMVSHGAIGYLKKLSDMEVAGARDLLERLEERGKLRSIFGSKNYS